In Cloacibacterium caeni, a single window of DNA contains:
- the coaBC gene encoding bifunctional phosphopantothenoylcysteine decarboxylase/phosphopantothenate--cysteine ligase CoaBC, with protein sequence MALKGKKILLAISSGIAAYKMNYLVRDFVKKGAEVKVILTPSAENFVTKVTLSTLSKNAVYSDFYDQNGTWNSHVELALWADVLLVAPCTANTLAKMVHGICDNLVIATYMSAKCPVFIAPAMDLDMYAHPSTKENLEKAERFGHHIIPAEFGELASGLEGQGRLAEPETILQKIEDFFTQNQSKNLEGKTVLITAGPTYEAIDPVRFIGNHSSGKMGFSLAEEAVKRGAKVILISGPTSQKTSNKNIEIHRITSAKEMYDEVFKYYEKVDIAIASAAVADYAPKIVAKEKIKKSEEEFTIELVKNPDILKTMGEKKTHQFLVGFALETQNEEENAKSKLQKKNLDMIVLNSLRDEGAGFQKDTNKVKILTHSEQKEFSLKSKDEVAKDILDFVETQLKK encoded by the coding sequence ATGGCTCTAAAAGGTAAAAAAATTCTATTGGCAATTTCTAGCGGAATTGCAGCCTACAAAATGAATTACCTTGTAAGAGATTTTGTAAAAAAAGGTGCAGAAGTAAAGGTTATTTTAACACCTTCTGCTGAAAATTTTGTTACAAAAGTCACACTTTCTACACTTTCTAAAAATGCAGTTTATTCTGATTTTTATGACCAAAACGGAACATGGAATTCTCATGTAGAACTTGCACTTTGGGCCGATGTATTATTGGTAGCACCTTGTACTGCGAATACTTTGGCTAAAATGGTTCATGGGATTTGTGATAATTTGGTCATTGCTACTTATATGTCAGCTAAATGTCCCGTTTTCATAGCTCCAGCAATGGATTTGGATATGTATGCACATCCTTCCACCAAAGAAAATTTAGAAAAAGCAGAAAGATTTGGTCATCACATTATTCCCGCAGAATTTGGGGAATTGGCTTCTGGATTAGAAGGTCAAGGAAGATTAGCAGAGCCAGAAACTATTTTACAAAAAATAGAAGATTTTTTTACTCAAAATCAATCTAAAAACTTAGAAGGAAAAACGGTTCTCATCACAGCAGGACCTACCTATGAAGCAATAGACCCAGTTCGTTTTATTGGCAATCATTCTTCGGGAAAAATGGGGTTTTCGCTTGCTGAAGAAGCGGTAAAACGTGGCGCAAAAGTGATTTTAATTTCTGGACCTACTTCACAAAAAACAAGCAATAAAAATATAGAAATTCATAGAATAACCTCGGCGAAAGAAATGTACGATGAAGTTTTTAAATACTATGAAAAGGTAGATATTGCTATTGCAAGTGCTGCTGTTGCAGATTATGCCCCAAAAATCGTTGCCAAAGAAAAAATTAAAAAATCTGAAGAAGAATTTACCATAGAATTGGTTAAAAATCCAGATATTTTGAAAACGATGGGCGAGAAAAAAACGCATCAGTTTTTGGTTGGTTTTGCCCTTGAAACTCAAAATGAAGAAGAAAATGCCAAAAGCAAATTGCAGAAAAAAAATCTGGATATGATTGTGCTTAATTCACTTCGTGATGAAGGTGCTGGTTTCCAAAAAGACACCAATAAGGTTAAAATTTTAACGCATTCAGAACAAAAAGAATTTTCTCTAAAATCTAAAGACGAAGTGGCAAAAGACATTTTAGATTTTGTAGAAACTCAACTTAAGAAATAA
- the rnpA gene encoding ribonuclease P protein component produces MNYKYPREEKLKQKNDISLLFEKGKWKTCGNLRVISYQIDASTSLSMTAQHKVGVSVSKRYFKKAVHRNRIKRLLREVYRLNKAQFLEKFGENSLTMLFYVSPTLPKNYQEIEEEFLKLLKK; encoded by the coding sequence TTGAACTACAAATATCCCAGAGAAGAAAAACTCAAACAAAAAAATGACATTTCCTTACTTTTTGAGAAAGGAAAATGGAAAACTTGTGGAAATTTGAGAGTAATTTCTTACCAAATAGATGCTTCGACTTCGCTCAGCATGACAGCTCAACATAAAGTTGGCGTTTCTGTTTCTAAGAGATATTTTAAAAAAGCAGTTCACAGAAATAGAATCAAAAGACTTTTGCGCGAAGTTTACAGACTTAATAAAGCTCAGTTTTTAGAAAAATTTGGCGAAAATTCCTTAACCATGTTGTTCTACGTTTCGCCTACTCTTCCGAAAAATTATCAAGAGATAGAAGAAGAATTTTTAAAACTTCTCAAAAAATAA
- a CDS encoding outer membrane protein assembly factor BamD: MKKIFSLFAIAFLLLSCNKQYDLAMKSADKDFIMKVANEKYEKKKWTDALALYERLTNLVAGTDDAPEVVYKSAYANYYDKNYKLAAHQFKNFSVTFTNDPRKEEAAYMSALCYYEGSMDYNLDQSNTTSAINELQEFLNNYPNSEKAKNINDLIDELNYKLEFKAYENARQYFKMADYKAATIAFENVLNDFPATKLKSKIYAYILKSKSELGINSIYDLKKERLESAIAFTRQVEREYPNSDLSKEALDIRAKLEKEVVEFAKLQKEVEARKAEFTEKQKAAEAKEDAKKQVKDQQEANKIKIDSAKISTPEPGATFKIRRN; the protein is encoded by the coding sequence ATGAAAAAAATATTCTCATTATTCGCAATCGCTTTTTTGCTTTTGTCTTGTAACAAACAATATGATTTGGCAATGAAATCTGCTGATAAAGATTTTATCATGAAAGTTGCCAATGAAAAATACGAAAAAAAGAAATGGACAGACGCTCTTGCGCTTTACGAAAGATTAACCAATCTCGTTGCAGGAACAGATGACGCTCCAGAAGTAGTTTATAAATCTGCGTATGCTAATTACTACGACAAAAACTATAAACTTGCGGCGCATCAATTCAAGAATTTCTCCGTTACATTTACCAATGATCCTAGAAAAGAAGAAGCAGCTTATATGTCTGCATTGTGTTACTACGAAGGTTCTATGGATTATAACTTAGACCAGAGCAATACAACTTCGGCGATTAATGAATTACAAGAATTTTTAAATAATTATCCAAATTCAGAAAAAGCAAAAAACATCAATGATTTAATTGATGAACTGAACTATAAATTAGAGTTCAAAGCTTATGAAAATGCAAGACAATATTTTAAAATGGCAGATTACAAAGCAGCTACCATTGCTTTTGAAAACGTTTTAAATGATTTTCCTGCAACTAAACTTAAATCTAAAATCTACGCTTATATTTTAAAATCTAAATCAGAATTGGGTATCAACTCTATTTATGACCTTAAAAAAGAAAGATTAGAAAGTGCAATTGCATTTACCAGACAGGTAGAAAGAGAATATCCAAACTCAGATTTAAGCAAAGAAGCCCTAGATATTAGAGCAAAACTAGAAAAAGAAGTTGTAGAATTTGCGAAACTTCAAAAAGAAGTAGAAGCTAGAAAAGCTGAATTTACAGAAAAACAAAAAGCAGCTGAAGCCAAGGAAGACGCTAAAAAACAAGTTAAAGATCAGCAAGAAGCGAATAAAATTAAAATCGATAGTGCAAAAATTAGCACTCCAGAACCAGGTGCTACTTTCAAGATTAGAAGAAATTAA
- a CDS encoding DUF4835 family protein gives MKKLLYIFALLLLSQFSFAQELNAQVQINYQQIGGSNVQLFRTMEKSLKDFINKTSWTGKKFQNYEKIKCNFSIILAEKSGNNYKGTLVVQSVRPVYGTQYETPILNVNDTNFSFEYLENQNMVFNERQFSGKNLIDVMSFYVYLILGYDADTYQMKGGTPWFDKAMQITQNSQNQNYMGWSQLESPRNRGALIATILSEQNSTLRNFYYNYHRMGLDNLGKQDQFSTKQTIANEILKLKFYESNFQMNYPFNLFVESKKDEIYNIFDSNNNGGVDMNQLKNLMSLFSPKDMDTKWNKWK, from the coding sequence ATGAAAAAACTACTTTACATATTTGCACTTTTACTGCTTTCTCAATTTAGTTTTGCGCAAGAGCTGAATGCTCAAGTTCAGATTAATTACCAACAAATTGGCGGAAGTAACGTGCAATTATTCAGAACAATGGAGAAAAGTCTGAAAGACTTCATCAATAAAACCAGTTGGACTGGCAAAAAATTTCAGAACTACGAAAAAATAAAATGTAATTTTTCAATCATTCTTGCCGAAAAAAGCGGGAATAATTATAAAGGAACTTTGGTGGTTCAGTCGGTGCGTCCTGTTTATGGAACGCAATATGAAACGCCGATTCTTAATGTTAATGACACCAATTTTTCTTTTGAATATCTAGAAAATCAGAATATGGTTTTTAACGAAAGACAATTTTCGGGGAAAAATTTGATTGATGTGATGAGTTTTTATGTCTACCTTATTTTAGGTTACGATGCAGATACGTATCAAATGAAAGGCGGAACGCCATGGTTTGATAAAGCGATGCAGATTACTCAAAATTCTCAAAATCAGAACTATATGGGTTGGTCTCAATTAGAAAGTCCAAGAAATAGAGGAGCGCTCATTGCTACGATTTTGTCTGAACAAAATTCCACGCTTAGAAATTTCTACTATAATTATCACAGAATGGGCTTAGATAATTTAGGAAAACAAGACCAATTTTCTACCAAACAAACCATTGCAAACGAGATTTTGAAACTTAAATTCTACGAAAGCAATTTCCAGATGAATTATCCTTTTAATCTCTTTGTAGAAAGCAAAAAAGACGAAATTTATAACATTTTCGATTCCAATAATAATGGAGGTGTAGACATGAATCAGCTCAAAAATTTGATGAGTTTGTTCTCTCCAAAAGATATGGACACGAAATGGAATAAATGGAAGTAA
- a CDS encoding TetR/AcrR family transcriptional regulator, with product MKKKFTEKQIHILDIAEELIAQNGFEGTSVRDISAKANINVAMISYYFGSKEKMMVNLYQYRVQKTRETFAEFTQTIKDGKPEMQLKEIINFVTKQLFKFNYFHGFVTQELRHQDRVKDTLLEFYQTFTKVLEDVVQKGIVSGVFKRAAKSEDIVSTIIGTIVFTIRNKNYYEIYLKGNDEDYLANAEKKLKNHLNLCVFSLLGYQI from the coding sequence ATGAAGAAAAAATTTACCGAAAAGCAAATTCATATTCTAGACATCGCGGAAGAGCTTATTGCGCAGAATGGTTTTGAAGGGACTTCCGTTCGTGATATCTCTGCTAAAGCGAATATCAACGTGGCGATGATTTCTTATTACTTCGGCTCTAAAGAGAAAATGATGGTAAATCTTTACCAATATAGAGTACAGAAAACCAGAGAAACATTTGCTGAATTTACCCAAACCATAAAAGACGGAAAACCAGAGATGCAACTCAAAGAAATTATTAATTTCGTAACTAAACAGTTATTTAAATTCAATTATTTTCATGGTTTTGTGACTCAAGAACTCAGACATCAAGATAGAGTGAAGGATACGTTGCTAGAATTCTACCAAACGTTTACCAAAGTTCTGGAAGATGTAGTGCAAAAAGGTATTGTAAGCGGCGTTTTTAAAAGAGCTGCAAAATCAGAAGATATAGTTTCTACCATCATTGGAACCATCGTATTTACCATTAGAAATAAAAATTATTACGAAATTTATTTAAAAGGTAACGACGAAGATTACCTAGCTAATGCCGAAAAAAAACTGAAAAACCATCTCAATCTTTGTGTTTTCTCGCTTTTAGGATATCAAATTTAA
- a CDS encoding tRNA threonylcarbamoyladenosine dehydratase, which yields MTDWLQRSELLVKKEGLETLKNAKVLVVGLGGVGSFAAEFLARAGVGNMTIVDGDIVDITNINRQLPALHSTVGKDKVEIVAERILDINPEINLVKINEFLSPERMDEILEEHQFDYVLDCIDSVSPKLALIKACRRRKIKLVSSMGAGGKTDPSKVLVRDLSKTNNCYLAKQIRKRLKKEGITKGFRCVFSTEIQKEESLKLTDGSNFKKSFYGTISFMPALFGLNAAAEVINYLLKEPSKKNQEQN from the coding sequence ATGACAGATTGGTTACAACGTTCGGAACTGCTCGTAAAAAAAGAAGGCTTAGAGACCTTGAAAAATGCTAAAGTTTTAGTGGTAGGTTTAGGTGGAGTGGGTTCTTTTGCAGCAGAATTTTTGGCAAGAGCTGGAGTAGGAAACATGACGATTGTAGATGGAGACATTGTAGATATTACCAACATAAACAGACAGTTACCCGCTTTACATTCTACTGTAGGAAAGGATAAAGTAGAAATCGTTGCCGAGAGAATTTTAGACATCAATCCTGAAATTAATTTGGTTAAAATCAATGAATTTCTTTCACCAGAAAGAATGGACGAAATTCTAGAAGAACATCAATTTGATTACGTATTAGATTGCATAGACAGTGTTTCGCCGAAATTAGCCTTGATTAAAGCTTGTAGAAGAAGAAAAATAAAACTGGTTTCATCGATGGGAGCAGGTGGAAAAACCGACCCAAGTAAAGTTTTGGTAAGAGATTTAAGCAAAACCAATAATTGTTACCTTGCCAAACAAATCAGAAAAAGATTGAAAAAAGAGGGAATTACCAAAGGTTTCAGATGTGTTTTTTCTACAGAAATTCAAAAAGAAGAAAGTCTAAAACTCACCGATGGAAGCAATTTTAAAAAATCTTTTTACGGAACCATCAGTTTCATGCCTGCACTTTTTGGTTTAAATGCTGCTGCAGAAGTGATTAATTATTTGTTGAAAGAGCCAAGTAAAAAGAATCAAGAGCAAAATTAA
- a CDS encoding LptE family protein, whose amino-acid sequence MKRFQILNFRFQTKNFKIFGVLFLGFFSLAFLSSCYSFTGNSLNHDEKTIQIKNFPNNAALVNANLSQEFSIALQNRFLQRSGLKGTTENPDVLIEGEITDYSISPTTISTPVTTDGGNIQAAQNKLTITVKVHYENSKFPEASFDRTYSDEAVFSSDLDINAIETSQVKLVNERIINKIFNDIVANW is encoded by the coding sequence ATGAAAAGATTTCAGATTTTAAATTTCAGATTTCAGACCAAAAATTTTAAAATTTTTGGAGTTTTATTCTTGGGTTTCTTTTCCTTGGCTTTTTTGTCTTCTTGCTATAGTTTTACAGGAAATTCTTTGAATCACGACGAAAAAACGATTCAGATTAAAAATTTTCCTAATAATGCAGCTTTGGTGAATGCTAATTTAAGTCAAGAATTTTCTATTGCTCTTCAAAATAGATTTTTGCAAAGATCTGGTCTAAAGGGAACTACGGAAAATCCTGATGTTCTTATTGAAGGAGAAATTACAGATTACAGCATTTCGCCTACCACTATTTCTACACCAGTTACTACAGACGGTGGAAATATTCAAGCGGCACAGAATAAACTCACCATTACGGTAAAAGTTCATTACGAAAACAGTAAGTTTCCAGAAGCAAGTTTTGATAGAACGTATTCAGATGAAGCGGTTTTTAGTAGTGATTTAGATATTAATGCCATAGAAACTTCTCAAGTGAAATTGGTAAACGAAAGGATTATCAATAAAATTTTTAACGATATTGTAGCCAATTGGTAA
- the recN gene encoding DNA repair protein RecN, with amino-acid sequence MLSRIYIQNFALIDQLEIHFKKGLQVITGETGAGKSIILGALRLILGERADSKSISDFSTKSVVEAEFKISESLKIFFEENDLDFEADTIIRREILPSGKSRAFVNDVPVTLDVLKELSERLIDIHSQFETSQLFSEEYQFKIIDGLSENKNLIETYQCDYFEFQRKQRELEKLKNTLSEGNKESDYKLFLLEELKAAQLESVNYELLQSQISLAENKGAISELLAQIFARTDQEEVGLFDGFYDVKNKLSRVADLSLQFSELNARLEENYVEFKDILFQLQNEAEKLDANPEDLLVLQEQNDKINALFLKHKVSDIEDLLKIKEELSLEKNSFEDIEHKIAQLEKEIAEASQSLLKKAEILSKNRKQTAPVFVEKVESLLHQLGLEKAKVEVELSSTKEFGKFGTEKIQLLFQANAGFALKPIQNAISGGERSRVMLSIKKLMAENAELPTLILDEIDTGVSGRIADEMGNVMQEMAENMQLIVITHLAQVAAKGNDNYKVQKSDIEGKTQTRIFPLNQEEKLTEIAQLLSGSKITDAAILQAKELMQ; translated from the coding sequence ATGTTATCAAGAATTTATATCCAAAATTTTGCATTGATAGACCAACTTGAAATTCATTTCAAGAAAGGTTTACAAGTGATTACTGGCGAAACTGGCGCTGGTAAATCTATTATTTTGGGTGCTTTGAGACTTATTTTAGGAGAAAGAGCAGATTCTAAAAGCATTTCTGACTTCTCAACGAAAAGTGTAGTTGAAGCGGAATTTAAAATTTCTGAATCTTTGAAAATTTTCTTTGAGGAAAATGATTTGGATTTTGAAGCAGATACCATTATTAGAAGAGAAATTTTACCTTCTGGGAAATCTAGAGCTTTTGTAAATGATGTTCCTGTTACTTTAGACGTTTTGAAAGAACTTTCTGAAAGATTGATTGATATTCATTCTCAGTTTGAAACTTCTCAATTGTTCAGCGAAGAATATCAGTTTAAAATCATCGATGGGCTTTCTGAAAACAAAAATTTGATAGAAACCTATCAATGTGATTATTTTGAATTTCAAAGAAAGCAAAGAGAACTAGAAAAACTGAAAAATACACTTTCCGAAGGAAATAAAGAGAGCGATTACAAGTTGTTTTTGTTGGAAGAATTAAAAGCAGCGCAATTAGAATCTGTGAATTATGAATTGCTACAGAGCCAAATTTCTTTAGCTGAAAATAAAGGTGCGATTTCTGAATTGCTCGCGCAGATTTTTGCCAGAACAGACCAAGAAGAAGTTGGTTTGTTCGATGGTTTCTATGATGTTAAAAACAAATTGAGCAGAGTCGCAGACTTGTCTTTGCAGTTTTCTGAGCTCAATGCAAGATTAGAAGAAAATTATGTAGAATTCAAAGATATTCTCTTTCAGTTGCAAAATGAAGCCGAAAAACTAGATGCAAATCCTGAAGATTTATTGGTTTTACAAGAGCAAAATGATAAAATCAACGCACTTTTTCTAAAGCACAAGGTTTCAGATATAGAAGATTTGTTGAAAATCAAAGAAGAACTTTCTTTAGAAAAGAATTCTTTTGAAGACATAGAACATAAAATTGCTCAGTTGGAAAAAGAAATTGCTGAGGCTTCTCAGTCTTTGCTGAAAAAAGCTGAAATTTTATCTAAAAACAGAAAACAAACGGCTCCAGTTTTTGTAGAAAAAGTAGAATCGCTTTTACATCAATTAGGATTAGAAAAAGCAAAAGTAGAAGTGGAACTCTCTTCAACGAAAGAATTCGGTAAATTTGGAACGGAGAAAATCCAATTGCTATTCCAAGCGAATGCTGGATTTGCCTTAAAACCGATTCAAAATGCTATTTCTGGTGGTGAAAGAAGTAGAGTGATGCTTTCGATTAAAAAACTCATGGCAGAAAATGCAGAACTTCCTACGCTTATTTTAGACGAAATAGACACGGGTGTTTCTGGTAGAATTGCCGATGAAATGGGCAATGTAATGCAAGAAATGGCAGAAAATATGCAGTTGATAGTCATTACTCACCTTGCACAAGTTGCAGCAAAAGGAAATGATAATTATAAAGTGCAAAAATCTGATATTGAAGGAAAAACCCAAACCAGAATTTTCCCACTTAATCAAGAAGAAAAACTTACAGAAATTGCGCAATTGCTTTCTGGAAGCAAGATTACAGATGCCGCAATTCTTCAGGCAAAAGAACTCATGCAATAA
- a CDS encoding DUF4126 domain-containing protein → MLDNIPYLPYFISAFIGIGLAAASGFRVFLPMFAVSLASYMGWIPMNENFQWLAGLPTLITTGIATVVEILAYYIPYVDHLLDTASVPLATIAGSIMFAAQFTDLGTFPTWALALIAGGGTAAAISSGFAGTRAASTATTGGLGNSVVATTETAGAGMMTFLALAAPVIAFLVAIALVIVVFIFGRKIWNKLRGNLKSEETL, encoded by the coding sequence ATGTTAGACAACATTCCTTATCTTCCTTACTTCATCAGTGCATTTATCGGCATTGGTTTAGCTGCAGCTTCTGGCTTTAGAGTTTTCTTGCCTATGTTTGCTGTAAGTCTCGCTTCTTACATGGGTTGGATTCCCATGAACGAAAACTTTCAATGGTTGGCTGGTTTACCTACGCTCATCACTACAGGAATTGCCACTGTGGTAGAAATTTTAGCGTATTACATTCCGTACGTTGACCATTTATTAGACACCGCTTCTGTTCCATTGGCTACAATTGCAGGTTCTATCATGTTTGCTGCTCAATTTACAGATTTAGGAACGTTTCCAACTTGGGCACTTGCATTAATTGCAGGAGGTGGAACTGCCGCTGCAATTAGTTCTGGATTTGCAGGAACACGAGCCGCATCTACTGCGACAACTGGCGGACTCGGAAATTCTGTAGTTGCCACCACCGAAACAGCAGGAGCAGGAATGATGACTTTTTTAGCTTTAGCAGCTCCCGTAATTGCGTTTTTGGTAGCGATTGCCCTTGTTATTGTAGTCTTTATTTTTGGAAGAAAAATCTGGAATAAATTAAGAGGAAATCTTAAATCTGAAGAAACTTTATGA
- a CDS encoding sigma-54 interaction domain-containing protein: MSDLQSIKNRFGIIGNFPALNRAIEKAIQVAPTDISVLVIGESGVGKEHIPKIIHSESRRKHQPYIVVNCGAIPEGTIDSELFGHEKGAFTGATSTRKGYFEVADGGTIFLDEVGELPLQTQVRLLRVLESGEFMKVGSSQVQKTNVRIVAATNVNMMKAIEDGRFREDLYYRLNTVQIDMPPLRERKGDIHLLFRKFAIDFAEKYRMPELQLTDDGVKYLENYTFPGNIRQLRNLVEQMTVVEQNRSVNSTKLSEYIPMNAQLPAVVSRGGNSGNSGADFGSEREIMYKILFDMRSDINDLKSLTSELIKNRGNQSFSHHEQDLIGRVFKTETQPVNTSSILYYEDQPAAPTPNFYNDTEEYENGVEDIDLEEEPKEESLSLINNERDLIVKALEKHNGRRNKAADELGISQRTLYRKIKQYNLED, translated from the coding sequence ATGAGCGACTTACAATCCATAAAAAATCGTTTCGGAATTATAGGGAATTTTCCCGCACTTAACCGTGCCATAGAAAAAGCAATTCAGGTGGCGCCTACAGATATTTCCGTTTTGGTTATCGGAGAATCTGGAGTTGGTAAAGAACATATCCCGAAAATTATTCATAGCGAATCTCGCAGAAAACATCAACCATATATTGTGGTAAACTGTGGTGCAATTCCAGAAGGAACGATAGATTCAGAGCTTTTTGGGCACGAAAAAGGAGCTTTTACAGGCGCAACTTCTACCAGAAAAGGTTATTTCGAAGTAGCAGATGGTGGTACTATTTTCTTAGATGAAGTTGGGGAATTGCCTTTGCAAACGCAGGTAAGACTTCTCAGAGTTTTAGAAAGTGGAGAATTTATGAAAGTGGGTTCTTCTCAAGTTCAAAAAACCAATGTGAGAATCGTAGCTGCGACTAATGTGAATATGATGAAAGCGATTGAAGACGGCAGATTTAGAGAAGATTTGTACTATCGTCTCAATACGGTTCAGATTGATATGCCGCCTTTGAGAGAAAGAAAAGGAGATATCCATTTGCTTTTCAGAAAATTCGCCATTGATTTTGCCGAAAAATACAGAATGCCAGAGTTGCAATTGACAGATGACGGCGTTAAATATTTAGAAAATTATACTTTCCCAGGAAATATTCGTCAGTTGAGAAATTTAGTAGAGCAAATGACAGTGGTAGAACAAAACAGAAGTGTGAATTCTACTAAATTATCAGAATATATTCCGATGAATGCTCAGCTTCCTGCTGTGGTTTCCAGAGGTGGGAATTCAGGGAATTCAGGAGCAGATTTCGGTTCAGAAAGAGAAATCATGTACAAAATTCTTTTTGATATGAGGAGCGATATAAATGATTTAAAATCCTTAACTTCGGAACTGATTAAGAATAGAGGAAATCAAAGTTTTTCGCATCATGAACAAGATTTAATTGGTAGAGTTTTTAAAACTGAAACCCAACCGGTTAATACAAGCTCTATTTTGTATTACGAAGATCAACCAGCTGCGCCAACTCCTAATTTCTACAATGATACTGAGGAGTACGAAAATGGAGTAGAAGATATAGATTTAGAAGAAGAACCAAAAGAAGAGTCTCTATCTTTAATCAATAATGAGAGAGATTTAATTGTAAAAGCGCTCGAAAAACACAACGGCAGAAGAAATAAGGCTGCCGATGAATTGGGAATTTCTCAGAGAACGCTTTACAGAAAAATAAAACAATATAATTTAGAAGATTAA
- a CDS encoding DNA-directed RNA polymerase subunit omega, whose product MSVKYTKAEVNTITYDRDKIEEKVGSIYEAIVIMGKRAEQINAEIRTELHQKLDEFAVHNSTLEEVFENREQIEISKNYERLPKPTSIAIREWLDDEIYFRRTEEK is encoded by the coding sequence ATGAGCGTAAAATATACAAAAGCAGAAGTAAACACCATTACTTACGATAGAGATAAAATCGAAGAAAAAGTAGGTTCTATCTACGAAGCTATCGTAATTATGGGAAAAAGAGCAGAACAAATTAATGCTGAAATTAGAACTGAACTTCACCAAAAATTAGATGAATTTGCGGTGCACAATTCTACTCTGGAAGAAGTTTTCGAAAACAGAGAGCAAATTGAGATTTCTAAAAACTACGAAAGATTACCAAAGCCTACATCTATTGCCATTAGAGAATGGTTAGATGACGAAATTTACTTCCGTAGAACCGAAGAAAAATAA
- a CDS encoding TatD family hydrolase: MNFFNFHHHNPQISYGIYNSTPEERIPEHYFSVGIHPQSIDEHWENDLENLKIISQNPKCLAIGECGLDALVNIDENLQKKIFEAQILWANEIQKPVIIHCVKRFQELIPFQKIAKVPLIIHGFNKKKAIADEMLKHGFYLSFGKSVLHNLSLQTSLKEIPLEKIFLETDDADFDIAELYQKVAEIKEISVEKLQEQISKNLEILNIQF, translated from the coding sequence ATGAATTTTTTCAACTTCCATCATCATAACCCACAAATCTCTTACGGAATTTATAATTCTACGCCAGAAGAAAGGATTCCAGAGCATTATTTTTCGGTGGGAATCCATCCGCAAAGCATTGATGAACACTGGGAAAATGACTTAGAAAACCTAAAAATCATTTCTCAAAATCCAAAATGTTTAGCTATTGGCGAATGTGGTTTGGATGCTTTGGTAAACATTGATGAAAATCTTCAGAAAAAAATTTTCGAAGCACAAATTCTTTGGGCAAACGAAATTCAAAAACCGGTTATCATTCATTGTGTAAAGAGGTTTCAAGAATTAATTCCTTTTCAAAAAATTGCAAAAGTTCCATTAATTATTCATGGTTTTAATAAGAAAAAAGCGATAGCTGATGAAATGTTGAAACATGGTTTTTATCTAAGTTTTGGAAAATCTGTACTTCACAACTTATCTTTGCAAACTTCTTTGAAAGAAATTCCTTTAGAAAAAATCTTTTTAGAAACAGATGATGCAGATTTTGACATTGCAGAATTGTATCAAAAAGTAGCTGAAATCAAGGAAATTTCTGTAGAAAAATTACAAGAACAGATTTCTAAAAATTTAGAAATTTTAAACATTCAGTTTTAA